The genomic stretch AACGGACGATGTATCCGCTGCGTTCACCGACCTTCAGGACGCATTGACCCATTACGGGATTCATGACACTGTTGTGCCGCAGTACATCCCTGACGGGTTCGAACTTCTGGAAATATGGGTTCAAGAATTCCCGGATTTGGGGGATCTCGAATTCAGTGCGCCCTATGTAAAGGGGCCCGACAATATCGTCATCTCCGTTTATCACAGCAGCCACTCTAGAAAAATTTACGAAAAAAATGACCAGGCCGTCGAACAGTACCGGGTGGGCAATACGGAGCACTATATTTTCAGCAATAACAACAACATTACGGCGGCTTGGTATACCAATTCACTCGAATGCTCCATCAGCACCACGCTGCCCGTAGAGAACTTGAAGGAAATCATTGATTCCATTTATTGGTAAATCAAAAGAGGAGGGCGCGCCGTGCCGGAGAATACGCCGATGATGCGCCAATACCGGGAACTCAAAGCGCAGACGGGCGACTGCCTGTTGTTTTTCCGCCTGGGCGACTTTTACGAGATGTTCGGGGAGGACGCCCGCGTGGCGGCCGGGGAGCTCGATCTCACGCTGACCACCCGCGACCGGGGCGCCGAGCGGGAGGAGGACCGCGTGCCGATGTGCGGCGTCCCGTACCACTCGGCCGAGAGCTATATCGCCCGGCTCGTGGAGCGGGGCTACAAGGTGGCGCTGTGCGAGCAGACGGAAGACCCAAAGGCGGCCAAAGGACTCGTGCGCCGGGAGGTGGTGCGCATCGTCACGCCCGGCACGGTGACGGAGGCCTCGATGCTCGACGAGTCGCGCAACAACTTCATCTGCGCCGTCTTCTGGGATGCGGCCGGCGTCGGCCTGTGCTTCGCGGACATCACCACCGGCGAGGCGTACGCCACCCAGGCCTGCGGCGAGGACCTCCTGCAGCCGGCGCTGTGCGAACTGGGGCGCTTTATGCCCCGAGAGGCCGTGCTCGACGAAGGCGCGGCTGAAAACAGCGCGCTCGTTAGCTTCCTGCAAGACCGGCTGGGCTGCGCCGTGGAGCGGCCCGCGCAGGAAACCTTCGACGAAGCGCGCGCCCTGACGGCTATGCTGGCGCAGTGCAAGGCCGAGAGCGCGGCGGCGCTCGGGATTGAGGGCCGCCGCCAGACCATATGCGCGGTGGGCGGTCTGCTGCACTACCTGCAGGAGACGCAAAAAAACGGCGCGGCCTGTTTCGGCTCTCTCAACGTATACGCGCAGGGCCGTTTCATGGAGCTCGACCTGACGGCCCGCCGCAATTTGGAACTGACGGCCGCGCTGCAGGACGGAGGCAAGAAGGGCAGCCTCCTCTGGGTGCTGGACCATACGAAGACGCCGATGGGCGGGCGGCTGCTGCGCGGCTGGATCGAAAAACCGCTGCTCGGACCCGTGGACATCACCCGCCGGCTGCGCGCGGTGGACGAGCTCACGCGGAGCGTCGAACTGCGCGGCGAGCTGCGCGCCGCGCTCTCCGGCGTGGCCGACATGGAACGCCTCATCGGCCGCCTCGCGTTCGGCAGCGGCGGCGGGCGAGACGCGCGGGCTCTGGCCGGCGCGCTGGAGCGGCTCCCCGCGGTCAAAGAACTGCTCTGCGGCGCACAGTCGGCGCTGCTGCGCGAACTGTACAAGACGCTGGACCCGCTGACGGACCTCCGCGAGACGCTGGACAAGGCGTTTACGGACGCGCCGCCCCATTCGGTGCGCGAGGGCGGCTTCATCCGCGACGGTTACGACGCGGAGGTCGACCGACTGCGGGGCATCCTGCGGGACACGCGTGGCCTGGTGGCCCGCATGGAGGCGGCGGAGCGGGACAGAACCGGCATCAAGAGCCTGAAGATCGGCTACAACAAGGTCTTCGGCTACTACATCGAGATCACCCGCACCCACTACCATCTTGTACCGGAGGGGTACATCCGCAAACAGACGCTGGCCGGGTGCGAGCGCTTCATCACAGACGATCTCAAGGAGATGGAGAGTACGATCCTCACCGCTCAGGACCGGTTGACGGCGCTCGAATACGAGCTGTTTCAGGCACTCAGGGAGATGCTCTCCCAAAACGCCCACCGGGTTCAGCGCACCGCCCAAGTGGTGGCCGGCGCCGATGTGCTGTGCTCGCTGGCCGAGGCGGCGGCGCTGTACCGGTACGTCATGCCGGAGGTCGATCATTCGGATGTCATCCGCATCCGGGAGGGACGCCACCCGGTGGTGGAGCGCATGCTGGAGGGCGGGCTGTTCGTGCCGAACGACGCCGAACTGGACAGCAAAGCCCCGGTGAGCATCATCACCGGCCCCAACATGGCCGGCAAGTCCACTTACATGCGCCAGGTCGCGCTCATCGCGCTGATGGCTCAGATAGGCAGCTTTGTGCCGGCCGCCTCCGCGCGCATCGGCGTGACGGACCGCATCTTCACCCGGATAGGCGCGTCCGACGACCTGGCCGGCGGGCGTTCCACCTTCATGGTGGAGATGACCGAGGTGGCCGACATCCTGCGAAGCGCCACAGCCGGCAGCCTGCTCATCTTAGACGAGATCGGACGCGGCACCTCCACCTTCGACGGCATGAGCGTGGCGCGGGCCGTACTGGAATATACGGCGTCGAGCCGTCTTGGGGCGCGGACGCTGTTTGCCACCCACTACCACGAACTGACGGAACTTGAGCGTCTGATCCCCGGCGTGCGCAACTACAACATCGCCGTCAAGAAGCGGGGCGGAGAGATCATCTTTTTGCGCAAAATCGTCCCCGGCGGCGCGGACGACAGTTATGGCGTCGAGGTGGCGGCGCTGGCCGGGATCCCGGAGCCGGTGATCGCGCGGGCCCGAGAGGTGCTGCGGGATCTGGAGGCCGGCGCGCCGGTGCGCGAGACCCGCACACGCCGGCGGCGCGCGGCGGACGACGGGGGGCAGCTCAGTCTGACGGATCTCGGCGCGCAGGAGATCGCCGAGCGGCTGCGCCGGCTGGACGTGAACACCCTCACGCCCCTGGAGGCGCTGACTCTGCTGCACGAACTGTGCCAGAAAGCGCGGGGGTGAAGCTATCCTGGGGTTTCCTGGGACTGTAAGACATAAACAATATAAGGTAAAGTTCGGATCTTTTGCTGTCGATATATTTCATGAGACGTCGAAGCGGTCGGACTGCCCCTGCGGGGCCTTTGGCCCGCCGGAAAGGGGTGCCCTATGGCGCTGGAAACAGCGTTTTTTGTTTTCCGCCGCGGCTTTTGGTGGGTTTTCTGGGGGAATGTTTCATGATGAGTATGCTCTCGGTCGGCAAGAAACTCTTTCTCGGTTTCGGCGTAGCCATCCTGCTGATGATCGACATCTTGGCCATCACCATCGTCACCTCGCTCGCCAGGGACCGGCAGCTCACACGCAACAGCGACCTCTCCGGCCTTGCGTCGGAGATTTTCCGCTTTACAAACAGCTACATGCGCGCGAACGCCGAGGCCAGTGTGATGCTCCTCTCGGTGGGCGGCGACGACAAAGACGACAAATATGTTCAGGCCGTCACGCATCTGGAGGAGAGCGCCGCCGCCCTCGAGGGGATGACCGCCTACAGCCAAAAACTGGACGGCTTCGGCGCCGACCGTTTCAACGAACTGCAGGCCCAATACGACCGGGTGTTCTTCAGCATCCAGGCGGCCCACGAGACGAACCTGCAGATCCGCGCGGCCAGCGGCGCCATGATCCAAACGGGCGACACGCTGCAAAGTACGCTGGACGCCCTGTACGCGCGGGCTCTCTCCTCCACGGCGGCGGCGGTCCGCAACCCCGACGCGACACTGTCTCTCGTCGAGACGGTGCTCCAGCCCGTCCAGCAAACGTCCCTTCAGGTGAGCGAGATGCGCCTGCTGGTTCGCAACATGCTTCTGACCCAGGACATCACCATCATTCCGCAGCTCACCACCACATTGGACGACCTGACGCACACGCTTGAAACCGTCTCTCAGCACATCGCCGCTCCCGCGGCCCAGGAGGTCTGCCGGCAGGTACTTGAGACGCTGGAGGTATATCAGGTCCGCATGGCGGATGTGGAGAGAGCCGTGCGGGAAAACAGGGCGCGTATGACCACGGCCTCCGCCGCCTTTACGGCGATGACCGCCGTGGTGGATGCGTTAAACGAGTCCATCACACAGGAATCGGCCGCCTCGCTGTCGGGTACGATCCACACCGAGCGGCAGGAACTGTGGTTCCTCGCGGGCATCGTCGCCTTCGCCATTCTCGTCTCCCTGTTCACCTCGATCTTCATCGCGCAGGAGGTGCGGGCGTCTGAGGCGCAGATTCGCATCGTGTTGGACGCCTCTCCGCTGTCCTGCTCGCTGCGCGACGAGCGCTCCGTCGTTCTCGACTGCAACCAGGAGACCCTCACGATGTTCGGTCTCTCGGACAAATCGGAGTTCCTCCGGCGCTACCACAGCCTGTGCCCGGAAACGCAGCCGGACGGCCGCCCCAGCGCCCCGCAGGCGGAGGTCCACGCCCGTGAGGCCATGAAGACCGGCTACCAGCGCTACCAGTGGACCTATTTCACGGCGTCGGGCGAACCGCTGCCCGTGGAGACGACGCTCGTGCGTCTGCCGTGGAAGAGCGGCTACCTCCTCGCCGACTACGCCCGCGATCTGCGCGAGGAACTGGCCCACAAACGGCAGATCCGCGAGGCCGACGAGCGCGCCCGCGCGCTAG from Oscillospiraceae bacterium encodes the following:
- a CDS encoding response regulator is translated as MMSMLSVGKKLFLGFGVAILLMIDILAITIVTSLARDRQLTRNSDLSGLASEIFRFTNSYMRANAEASVMLLSVGGDDKDDKYVQAVTHLEESAAALEGMTAYSQKLDGFGADRFNELQAQYDRVFFSIQAAHETNLQIRAASGAMIQTGDTLQSTLDALYARALSSTAAAVRNPDATLSLVETVLQPVQQTSLQVSEMRLLVRNMLLTQDITIIPQLTTTLDDLTHTLETVSQHIAAPAAQEVCRQVLETLEVYQVRMADVERAVRENRARMTTASAAFTAMTAVVDALNESITQESAASLSGTIHTERQELWFLAGIVAFAILVSLFTSIFIAQEVRASEAQIRIVLDASPLSCSLRDERSVVLDCNQETLTMFGLSDKSEFLRRYHSLCPETQPDGRPSAPQAEVHAREAMKTGYQRYQWTYFTASGEPLPVETTLVRLPWKSGYLLADYARDLREELAHKRQIREADERARALEVQTLAAQAASEAKSQFLASMSHEIRTPMNAIIGMSELMRTDNLTEEQRSFFTDIRRMSRALLQIINDILDFSKIEAGRMDLVPDHFNLEELCINITSLNRFVAEKRGLTFSYSFAPDVPQVVYADDVRIHQVITNIVNNAVKYTKEGSVSFRVERREEASRVCAAFIVADTGIGIKKEDFAKLFGTFEQLDTKKNHGITGTGLGLAITKRLIDMMDGKIQVESTYGEGSVFTILLPLEAGDPAKVKKAELSGTITVTGHVSVLVVDDNAVNLKVALAYLSKCNIRADTADSGEAALAMIRSKRYDLVFMDHMMPGMDGLETTARIRAMDDEWCQQMPIIAFTANAVAGAREMFLQSGMNDFISKPIDAGALNRTLATWLPSDRVRAANPPEAPSSASAPSRRAARLSPASVRPEADRPPRLARVPPTQEG
- the mutS gene encoding DNA mismatch repair protein MutS, whose product is MPENTPMMRQYRELKAQTGDCLLFFRLGDFYEMFGEDARVAAGELDLTLTTRDRGAEREEDRVPMCGVPYHSAESYIARLVERGYKVALCEQTEDPKAAKGLVRREVVRIVTPGTVTEASMLDESRNNFICAVFWDAAGVGLCFADITTGEAYATQACGEDLLQPALCELGRFMPREAVLDEGAAENSALVSFLQDRLGCAVERPAQETFDEARALTAMLAQCKAESAAALGIEGRRQTICAVGGLLHYLQETQKNGAACFGSLNVYAQGRFMELDLTARRNLELTAALQDGGKKGSLLWVLDHTKTPMGGRLLRGWIEKPLLGPVDITRRLRAVDELTRSVELRGELRAALSGVADMERLIGRLAFGSGGGRDARALAGALERLPAVKELLCGAQSALLRELYKTLDPLTDLRETLDKAFTDAPPHSVREGGFIRDGYDAEVDRLRGILRDTRGLVARMEAAERDRTGIKSLKIGYNKVFGYYIEITRTHYHLVPEGYIRKQTLAGCERFITDDLKEMESTILTAQDRLTALEYELFQALREMLSQNAHRVQRTAQVVAGADVLCSLAEAAALYRYVMPEVDHSDVIRIREGRHPVVERMLEGGLFVPNDAELDSKAPVSIITGPNMAGKSTYMRQVALIALMAQIGSFVPAASARIGVTDRIFTRIGASDDLAGGRSTFMVEMTEVADILRSATAGSLLILDEIGRGTSTFDGMSVARAVLEYTASSRLGARTLFATHYHELTELERLIPGVRNYNIAVKKRGGEIIFLRKIVPGGADDSYGVEVAALAGIPEPVIARAREVLRDLEAGAPVRETRTRRRRAADDGGQLSLTDLGAQEIAERLRRLDVNTLTPLEALTLLHELCQKARG